Proteins encoded together in one Peribacillus asahii window:
- a CDS encoding NupC/NupG family nucleoside CNT transporter → MDILIAIIGILLTLGIAFLLSNDKTAINYKAIITLFVLQLVITLIMFKTVVGLKVVEAVSNFVTTVLNYGYEGVNFVTGGLVPEGASVFFINVLMLIIFTSTLLSILTYIRVLPLAIKYIGGALAKITGLSKVVSFNSINSIFFGQSEALLAIKTHLDKMDRNKLFIVSTSAMASVSASIMGAYMSMIPAQYVLVAMLLNALSGLTIASIIAPIRKDEDEEIHVKDISQADSVFGAISAGALDGGRVALIVAAMLVAYVGLMALINAAFAGAIGISFTKILGYIFAPVAFIMGVPSSEILTAGSIMGTKLATNEFVAMLQLQPMIETLNPKTVGIISTFLVSFANFSSIGIISGSIQAINGEKANIVEKFGLKMLLAATLASILTATIVGLFI, encoded by the coding sequence ATGGATATATTAATTGCTATTATAGGTATCTTACTTACACTAGGGATTGCTTTCTTATTATCGAATGATAAAACAGCCATTAACTACAAAGCGATTATTACCTTGTTTGTATTACAACTAGTGATAACACTTATCATGTTTAAAACAGTAGTTGGATTGAAGGTTGTGGAGGCTGTTTCAAATTTCGTCACAACAGTCCTGAACTATGGATACGAAGGTGTAAATTTTGTAACTGGCGGTTTAGTTCCAGAGGGTGCATCGGTATTTTTTATCAATGTACTAATGCTCATTATTTTTACCTCTACACTATTATCCATTCTAACGTATATCAGAGTTCTTCCTTTAGCTATTAAATATATTGGCGGAGCTTTAGCGAAAATAACTGGCTTATCTAAAGTCGTCTCATTCAATAGTATAAACTCTATTTTCTTCGGTCAGAGTGAGGCATTATTAGCCATTAAAACGCATTTAGATAAAATGGATAGAAATAAATTGTTTATTGTATCTACATCTGCCATGGCTTCAGTGTCAGCTTCAATCATGGGCGCATATATGTCCATGATTCCAGCCCAATATGTTTTAGTGGCCATGCTGTTAAATGCATTATCTGGTTTAACTATAGCCAGTATTATTGCCCCAATTAGAAAAGATGAAGATGAAGAAATCCATGTGAAGGATATTTCCCAGGCAGATTCTGTATTTGGTGCTATTTCTGCAGGTGCTCTTGACGGAGGAAGAGTTGCTCTGATTGTAGCGGCCATGCTAGTAGCGTATGTAGGTTTAATGGCTCTGATCAACGCTGCATTTGCTGGCGCAATTGGGATTTCTTTCACTAAAATTCTTGGATACATCTTTGCACCTGTTGCCTTTATTATGGGTGTTCCTTCAAGCGAGATTCTAACAGCTGGCTCTATTATGGGAACAAAGTTAGCAACAAATGAGTTTGTTGCCATGCTTCAATTACAACCTATGATTGAAACGTTGAATCCTAAAACAGTGGGAATCATCTCTACATTCTTGGTTTCATTTGCTAACTTTAGTTCAATCGGTATCATCAGTGGTTCTATTCAGGCAATCAACGGAGAAAAAGCGAATATTGTTGAAAAGTTCGGTTTAAAAATGCTATTAGCTGCAACACTGGCTTCTATTCTTACAGCAACAATTGTAGGATTGTTTATTTAA
- the uvsE gene encoding UV DNA damage repair endonuclease UvsE — MTIVRLGYVAMSMELKNASPSKTMTFAQFEKIKDREAAIRKLERIAISNLQTTLRLLKHNAASDIHFYRLTSRLIPLANHEELLDWDYMKPLKEILREVGDFAKKHKIRIDFHPDHFVLINSLKKSILKNSIKTLKLHYLLLKGMGIDSAHRCVMHVGGNYKETEKSLERFVDNWMLVPRSIQKMIMLENDDTSFTLDDTLYLCEKLGIPLVFDYHHHLAHHRHANWEDNWDRVIHTWEDSPLPIKMHISSPKNEKAFRHHSDYVDVDMFFRFLKEVKESVPQIDCMIEAKKKDEALFHLMEEVKVRDDVEIIDGSSFRLK; from the coding sequence ATGACAATTGTACGTCTTGGTTACGTTGCTATGAGCATGGAACTGAAAAACGCATCCCCATCGAAAACAATGACTTTTGCCCAATTTGAAAAAATTAAGGATCGAGAAGCGGCAATTCGTAAATTGGAACGAATTGCGATTTCAAATTTACAAACGACACTTAGACTGCTGAAGCATAATGCAGCTTCTGATATTCATTTTTATCGTTTAACTTCCCGTCTGATTCCGTTAGCCAATCATGAAGAACTTCTTGATTGGGATTATATGAAACCCCTAAAAGAAATATTGCGTGAAGTAGGGGATTTTGCTAAAAAGCATAAAATTAGAATTGACTTTCATCCAGATCACTTTGTTCTTATTAATTCTTTAAAAAAATCTATTTTAAAAAATTCAATAAAAACATTAAAGCTGCATTATTTATTATTAAAAGGGATGGGGATTGACTCGGCGCATCGCTGTGTCATGCATGTTGGAGGAAATTATAAGGAAACCGAAAAATCACTGGAACGTTTTGTAGACAATTGGATGCTTGTCCCACGTTCTATTCAAAAAATGATTATGCTTGAAAATGATGATACTTCTTTTACTTTAGATGACACACTTTATTTATGTGAAAAATTAGGAATTCCTCTTGTATTTGATTATCATCATCACTTGGCTCATCATCGTCACGCTAATTGGGAAGATAATTGGGACCGTGTCATACACACATGGGAGGACTCTCCACTACCGATTAAAATGCATATTTCGAGTCCGAAAAACGAAAAAGCGTTTCGTCATCATTCAGATTATGTTGATGTGGATATGTTTTTTAGATTTTTAAAAGAGGTTAAGGAAAGTGTCCCACAAATTGATTGTATGATTGAGGCTAAGAAAAAGGATGAAGCGCTTTTTCACTTAATGGAAGAAGTAAAGGTACGGGATGATGTCGAAATTATTGATGGATCTTCCTTTCGTTTGAAATAA
- a CDS encoding carboxymuconolactone decarboxylase family protein, with protein MEFEARNSTEAALHHYKAGLGLFTEKMPELAQQFNAFTEECFKEGVLSQKEKQLIALGISLYSQDEYCIIYHVKGCLDQGCSEQEIFETVGVTAAFGGGATMSQAVTLVQECVQELNQLKQ; from the coding sequence ATGGAATTTGAAGCTAGAAACTCTACAGAAGCTGCCCTGCATCATTATAAAGCTGGTTTAGGACTATTTACCGAGAAAATGCCTGAACTCGCTCAACAATTTAATGCTTTTACAGAAGAATGTTTTAAAGAAGGGGTTTTATCGCAGAAAGAAAAACAACTAATTGCCCTTGGTATAAGTCTGTATTCTCAAGACGAATATTGTATTATTTATCATGTTAAAGGATGTTTGGACCAAGGCTGCTCAGAGCAAGAAATCTTTGAAACAGTTGGAGTAACCGCAGCATTTGGCGGCGGAGCAACAATGAGCCAAGCCGTAACGCTTGTCCAAGAATGTGTTCAAGAACTAAATCAGCTGAAGCAATAG
- a CDS encoding transcriptional regulator SplA domain-containing protein, with the protein MESYKVGDIVYVFYRNPHTQDVANIQEAAVVNNPESPGELALFLYETYYPLTNETAVYSSQIEAEQAYQQFF; encoded by the coding sequence GTGGAGTCTTACAAGGTAGGAGATATTGTATATGTATTTTATCGAAACCCCCACACACAAGATGTAGCCAATATACAAGAAGCAGCGGTTGTCAATAACCCTGAGAGCCCAGGTGAATTAGCTTTATTTTTGTATGAGACATATTATCCGTTAACAAATGAAACAGCTGTATATTCAAGCCAAATAGAAGCGGAACAAGCTTATCAACAGTTTTTTTAG
- the splB gene encoding spore photoproduct lyase, whose translation MNKPFTPQLVYFEPNALEYPLGRELKEKFEKMNIEIRYTTSHNQVRNLPGENDFQKYRIAKSTLVVGIRKTLKFDTSKPSAEYAIPFATGCMGHCHYCYLQTTMGSKPYIRTYVNVDEILEAADQYMEERAPEMTRFEASCTSDIVGIDHLTHTLKRAIEHFGESEYGKLRFVTKFHHVDHLLDAKHNGKTRFRFSVNADYVIKNFEPGTSPLVKRIEAAGKVARAGYPLGFIVAPIYLHEGWQDGYYHMFERLDAELPAEARKDITFEFIQHRFTKPAKKVIEKNYPMTKLELNESARRYKWGKYGIGKYIYQKEEEEDIKSHLYSYMEKFFPHAKLEYFT comes from the coding sequence ATGAATAAACCGTTTACACCCCAACTCGTATATTTTGAGCCAAACGCTTTGGAGTATCCATTAGGAAGAGAGCTTAAAGAAAAGTTCGAAAAAATGAATATAGAAATTCGATATACAACGTCTCATAATCAAGTAAGGAATTTGCCTGGTGAAAATGATTTTCAAAAATATCGAATTGCCAAGTCTACACTTGTCGTTGGAATAAGAAAAACGCTCAAATTCGATACTTCTAAGCCGTCTGCTGAATATGCGATTCCTTTTGCAACAGGCTGTATGGGACATTGTCATTATTGTTATTTACAAACTACAATGGGGAGTAAACCATATATTCGTACGTATGTAAATGTTGATGAAATTTTGGAGGCTGCCGATCAATATATGGAAGAACGTGCACCTGAAATGACAAGATTTGAAGCATCCTGTACGTCCGATATCGTAGGCATTGATCATTTAACTCATACGTTAAAACGTGCAATTGAACACTTTGGAGAATCAGAGTATGGAAAGCTAAGATTTGTGACTAAATTTCATCATGTCGATCATTTACTTGATGCTAAGCATAATGGAAAAACAAGATTTCGATTTAGTGTCAACGCTGATTATGTGATTAAAAACTTTGAGCCGGGAACTTCTCCGTTGGTTAAACGGATTGAGGCAGCAGGCAAAGTAGCAAGGGCGGGTTATCCATTAGGTTTTATTGTTGCACCCATTTATCTTCATGAAGGATGGCAGGATGGCTACTATCATATGTTTGAGCGGCTCGATGCAGAATTGCCTGCAGAAGCAAGGAAAGATATAACATTTGAATTCATTCAGCATCGTTTTACGAAACCAGCTAAGAAAGTAATTGAAAAGAACTATCCGATGACTAAATTAGAATTAAATGAATCCGCAAGAAGATATAAATGGGGGAAATATGGAATAGGAAAGTACATTTATCAAAAAGAAGAAGAGGAAGATATTAAAAGTCATTTATATTCTTATATGGAGAAATTTTTCCCCCATGCTAAATTAGAATACTTCACATGA
- a CDS encoding asparagine synthase, translated as MTMREGLIPTVLGTAVSTAGYMLKQKRGSNKMVANTIFGFGLAHVVLGVIDLVEHRS; from the coding sequence ATTACAATGCGCGAAGGCTTAATTCCAACTGTATTAGGTACAGCTGTATCCACAGCAGGTTATATGTTGAAACAAAAACGAGGCTCTAACAAAATGGTGGCCAATACTATTTTTGGTTTTGGTTTAGCACATGTCGTATTAGGGGTAATTGACCTTGTTGAACACCGTAGTTAG
- a CDS encoding pyridoxamine 5'-phosphate oxidase family protein, whose product MSQQDLKKEVVEILSNHRTGVLSSVENNKPHSRYMTFYNEDLTLFTPTKADTEKIEEIEKNPAVSVLLGYEDKGQSDTYVEIAGTSTINNSEQLKKQFWDESFNKWFEGPEDPNYVFLQIQPETVRILNNQGEPPQELNL is encoded by the coding sequence ATGAGCCAACAAGATTTAAAAAAAGAAGTAGTTGAAATTCTCTCTAATCATAGAACAGGTGTCCTTTCATCTGTTGAAAATAATAAACCTCATTCACGCTATATGACGTTCTATAATGAAGACCTAACCCTATTTACACCAACGAAAGCTGATACGGAGAAAATAGAAGAGATAGAAAAAAATCCAGCTGTGTCTGTACTGTTAGGTTACGAAGATAAAGGGCAAAGCGATACGTATGTTGAAATTGCTGGAACGTCTACAATTAATAATTCGGAACAGCTAAAAAAACAATTTTGGGATGAATCCTTTAACAAATGGTTCGAGGGGCCTGAAGATCCGAACTATGTATTTCTACAAATACAGCCTGAAACGGTTCGTATCTTAAATAATCAAGGTGAACCGCCACAAGAACTGAACTTATAG
- a CDS encoding sulfite oxidase has protein sequence MKSEDKKPYLTTKNLTPENQESPIHFLNNWQTPTKYFYRRNHFPYPLLSPHHFWLQITGHVSQPRFFHFYELLSMPTRSLIVPLECSGNKRAHFIPKVYGEQWEEGALSQGKWTGIPLNALLKYVGLTNDAQEVVFQGADFGNRTDVEEKVSFKRSLPLEKALHPDTMIAFQYNDKPLTFKHGYPFRLIVPNWYAMASVKWLRKITVINHSFKGPFQTDDYMYYPYKNSDKDSVPVTIMNVNSIIQQPLNLSILDTGAHQVKGIAWSGQGIITEVQLSFDKGETWLQATLNQLPNQPYSWSSWSFDWKVDNKGEYMIYARAKDSSGNVQPLTPFWNRKGYGYNAVSKIAVKIK, from the coding sequence ATGAAAAGTGAGGACAAAAAGCCTTATTTAACAACTAAAAATCTTACTCCAGAAAATCAAGAATCACCTATTCATTTTCTTAACAACTGGCAAACACCCACTAAATACTTTTATCGTAGAAATCACTTCCCTTACCCGTTGCTTAGCCCGCACCATTTTTGGTTACAAATTACTGGTCATGTTTCTCAACCACGCTTTTTTCATTTTTACGAATTATTGTCTATGCCCACAAGATCTCTTATAGTCCCCCTTGAATGTTCAGGAAATAAACGAGCACATTTTATTCCAAAAGTATATGGAGAACAGTGGGAGGAAGGAGCTTTAAGTCAAGGTAAGTGGACTGGTATTCCTTTAAACGCCCTCCTTAAATACGTGGGACTCACTAATGATGCCCAAGAAGTTGTCTTTCAAGGAGCTGATTTTGGCAATAGAACAGATGTAGAAGAAAAAGTTTCTTTCAAAAGAAGCCTTCCTTTGGAAAAGGCATTGCATCCTGATACAATGATTGCTTTTCAATACAATGATAAACCGCTCACTTTTAAACATGGTTACCCATTCCGTTTAATTGTTCCTAACTGGTACGCGATGGCTTCTGTAAAATGGTTAAGAAAGATTACAGTGATCAATCATTCTTTTAAAGGGCCCTTCCAAACAGATGATTATATGTATTATCCGTACAAAAACAGTGATAAAGATTCAGTTCCTGTGACAATAATGAACGTTAATTCAATCATACAACAACCACTGAACCTTTCCATATTAGATACTGGTGCACACCAAGTTAAAGGAATTGCTTGGTCTGGACAAGGAATAATCACCGAAGTACAGTTAAGTTTCGATAAGGGGGAAACATGGCTGCAAGCAACATTAAATCAATTGCCAAATCAGCCCTATTCTTGGTCAAGTTGGTCCTTCGATTGGAAAGTTGATAACAAAGGGGAATATATGATTTATGCAAGGGCTAAAGATTCATCAGGTAACGTACAGCCTTTAACCCCGTTTTGGAATCGAAAAGGATATGGTTATAATGCTGTATCAAAAATTGCTGTGAAAATTAAATAA
- a CDS encoding DUF4878 domain-containing protein, giving the protein MVAGLTVSMLAGCGSPKPTDTVNDFMTSIQEGDFEKASTFVDTKATEDFDFKNLNEGKAEGMDVDKLFKSLSKTYKFEKPVEVSKEGDTAKVKVEVTSVDFAVAVTSTISEVMPMAFGMAFSEDTEEADKAMDKMMETTLIKHLTAEDASMATREVTLNLKKDKEGEYKIVSDENLMEAVMANAGTIDEMFGEE; this is encoded by the coding sequence ATGGTTGCAGGATTGACCGTTAGCATGTTGGCAGGATGCGGGTCACCGAAACCAACCGATACTGTTAATGATTTTATGACGTCTATCCAAGAGGGCGATTTTGAAAAAGCAAGTACATTTGTCGATACAAAAGCAACAGAGGATTTCGACTTTAAAAACTTAAATGAAGGAAAAGCTGAGGGAATGGATGTTGACAAGCTTTTTAAATCATTAAGTAAAACATACAAATTTGAAAAGCCAGTTGAAGTGTCAAAAGAAGGGGATACTGCAAAAGTCAAAGTGGAAGTAACGTCTGTGGATTTCGCAGTTGCAGTAACTTCAACAATTAGCGAAGTCATGCCAATGGCCTTCGGGATGGCGTTCAGTGAAGATACAGAAGAGGCCGATAAAGCAATGGATAAAATGATGGAGACCACTCTTATTAAACATTTGACTGCTGAAGATGCTTCTATGGCAACTCGTGAGGTTACATTAAACCTGAAGAAGGACAAAGAAGGCGAGTATAAAATTGTTTCCGATGAAAATCTGATGGAAGCAGTAATGGCAAACGCAGGAACAATTGATGAGATGTTTGGTGAAGAATAA
- a CDS encoding ATP-binding protein: MYAILINVLFLLVVLLITQHIIEIYTKKLTRKLIKIYSFLAGLISIFFCMTFPFSVNEGFIVDIRIVPFIMASLYGGPLVSVGLYVFIVLYRFVIGVDFGFWGTILNYSVIPLLTFICFKRFIKSETTHKLLISLSVITFHLSLSYFIYSNIFVSHTPLNITLLGNLIKIICIILCVFTLERIRLNYQIRNKIVDIEKMEILSHLSASISHEIRNGLTGAKGFMQLLKENESDLQKQKYIGIALDELERSEIIIRDFLTFAKPAPEKIEKINMEHFLNYIIELVSPISNMNSIKVKKSLSPFWIIGDRRIIQQAFLNIFKNAIEAMPNGGQLVISMNSHKNMYEISIEDTGVGMDREQIERLGKPYFTTKGQKGTGLGMMVAYRVIEELNGKIKVTSQIGKGTTFTIYLPRSFHNSENVIIDPSVCNVKHNK; this comes from the coding sequence ATGTATGCGATTCTTATCAATGTCTTATTTCTATTAGTTGTGTTACTTATCACACAACACATTATAGAAATTTACACAAAGAAACTAACAAGGAAATTAATAAAAATCTATTCGTTTCTTGCAGGTTTGATATCAATCTTTTTTTGTATGACTTTTCCATTTTCTGTGAATGAAGGGTTTATCGTTGATATTCGCATAGTTCCTTTTATTATGGCAAGCTTGTATGGCGGACCTTTGGTAAGTGTTGGATTATATGTGTTTATAGTTCTGTATCGATTTGTTATAGGTGTAGACTTTGGTTTTTGGGGTACCATTTTGAATTATAGTGTCATACCGCTGCTTACTTTTATTTGTTTTAAAAGATTTATAAAATCGGAAACCACTCATAAATTACTGATTTCTTTAAGTGTTATTACTTTCCACTTGTCATTAAGTTACTTTATTTATAGTAATATATTTGTTTCACATACGCCGTTAAACATAACTTTACTAGGAAATCTTATTAAAATTATATGTATTATACTTTGTGTTTTTACTCTCGAAAGAATAAGGCTGAATTACCAAATTCGAAATAAAATAGTAGATATTGAAAAGATGGAAATCCTAAGTCACTTAAGTGCATCCATATCACATGAGATTAGAAATGGTTTAACTGGTGCAAAAGGGTTCATGCAGCTATTGAAGGAGAATGAAAGCGATCTCCAAAAGCAAAAATATATTGGAATTGCATTGGATGAATTAGAAAGGTCGGAAATTATTATTCGCGATTTTCTTACTTTCGCTAAACCTGCTCCTGAAAAAATAGAAAAAATAAACATGGAACATTTTTTGAATTATATAATTGAATTAGTTAGTCCTATTTCTAATATGAACTCTATAAAAGTTAAAAAGAGCCTCTCTCCTTTTTGGATTATAGGTGATAGAAGAATCATCCAGCAGGCATTTTTAAATATTTTTAAAAATGCTATTGAGGCTATGCCTAATGGTGGGCAATTAGTAATATCTATGAATTCCCATAAAAATATGTATGAGATTTCTATTGAAGATACAGGAGTCGGAATGGATCGTGAACAAATTGAGAGATTAGGAAAACCGTACTTTACTACAAAAGGTCAAAAGGGAACAGGACTTGGAATGATGGTTGCTTATCGTGTAATTGAGGAGTTAAATGGGAAGATCAAAGTAACTAGTCAAATAGGAAAAGGTACAACATTTACTATATATTTACCACGTTCATTTCATAATAGTGAAAACGTTATAATTGATCCGAGTGTTTGTAATGTGAAACATAATAAATAA
- a CDS encoding TetR/AcrR family transcriptional regulator yields MPKFTEQEKEQIRQSLLSKGRELFIQYGLAKTSIDDIVLACGIGKGSFYKFFSSKEELYFAILKNEEEVRETVLNQLFKEELSSKELLSSFFHTSFQFVEENPFLQRVFQNGEHERLMRKLPHEMMAFSEHNMNRGILAIHTLIERGILPKEDPQVIVGIIKAIMMLRLHKEEIGDVLFPKVMEKIIDFIAEGLTKEG; encoded by the coding sequence ATGCCTAAATTTACAGAACAAGAAAAAGAACAGATTCGTCAGTCTCTCTTATCAAAGGGAAGAGAACTATTTATTCAATATGGTTTAGCAAAAACAAGCATTGATGATATTGTACTTGCATGCGGAATTGGAAAAGGTTCATTTTATAAATTTTTTTCTTCAAAAGAAGAATTATATTTCGCGATTTTAAAAAATGAAGAAGAAGTGCGTGAGACAGTACTGAATCAGTTATTTAAAGAAGAACTTTCTTCCAAAGAATTACTGTCCTCCTTTTTTCATACATCGTTTCAATTTGTGGAAGAAAATCCATTTCTCCAACGTGTCTTCCAAAACGGAGAACATGAACGTTTAATGCGAAAATTACCTCATGAGATGATGGCGTTTTCTGAACATAATATGAACAGAGGGATCTTGGCTATCCATACTCTAATAGAACGTGGAATACTACCTAAGGAAGATCCACAAGTTATTGTCGGAATTATTAAAGCTATCATGATGTTACGGTTACATAAAGAAGAAATAGGCGATGTGTTATTTCCTAAAGTAATGGAGAAAATTATCGATTTTATTGCAGAGGGATTAACTAAAGAAGGATGA
- a CDS encoding tyrosine-protein phosphatase, with the protein MEIMEKEVIRQFDGLYNFRDIGGQETIDGNRMKTGVLFRSDELSRLSKQDIEKMKRLQLKLICDLRTPNEQKSKPGRIKPEHGVELVSISMYDKSQEFTHFEFLKFLVRKSNTINFEEIMKEMYRNMAFSSGNEIQEVIQLLSEQKNVPALIHCTGGKDRTGYIAAIIQLLVGVSYEKVLKDYLFSNDVIGPRMKKVERFIRWMSLFQASPERIKPMLEVRRDYLDDVYYGIIDKYGDIETYLCQACKVQQDSLLNLKHLLLE; encoded by the coding sequence ATGGAAATTATGGAGAAGGAAGTCATAAGACAATTCGATGGGTTGTATAATTTTCGTGATATTGGCGGGCAAGAGACAATAGATGGAAATCGAATGAAGACAGGTGTTTTATTTCGTTCAGATGAATTGTCTCGTTTATCTAAACAAGATATAGAGAAGATGAAACGTTTACAATTAAAATTAATTTGTGATTTAAGAACACCAAATGAGCAAAAATCAAAACCAGGTCGAATAAAGCCTGAACATGGAGTAGAGTTAGTAAGCATATCAATGTACGATAAAAGCCAGGAATTTACTCACTTTGAGTTTTTAAAATTTTTAGTTAGAAAGTCGAATACCATCAATTTTGAGGAAATCATGAAGGAAATGTATCGGAATATGGCATTTTCAAGTGGTAATGAAATTCAAGAAGTCATTCAATTGCTTTCGGAGCAAAAAAATGTACCAGCACTTATTCATTGTACAGGAGGAAAGGATCGCACAGGATATATAGCAGCTATCATTCAATTGCTTGTTGGAGTATCTTATGAAAAGGTGTTAAAGGATTATTTATTTTCAAATGATGTCATTGGACCAAGAATGAAAAAAGTGGAAAGATTTATTCGATGGATGAGTTTATTTCAAGCATCACCGGAGCGAATAAAACCAATGTTAGAAGTTCGTCGTGACTATTTAGATGACGTGTATTATGGCATTATTGATAAATATGGAGATATAGAAACATATTTATGTCAAGCTTGCAAAGTTCAGCAGGATAGCTTATTGAATTTGAAACATTTACTGCTTGAGTAA
- a CDS encoding SRPBCC family protein has protein sequence METNNQKTVPDIKQTVIFEASIQKVWDTVSTSEGIASWFMPNDFELKVGHEFHVQSPFGPSPCKVLEIDAPYRLSFSWDTDGWIVSFILKEMGDKTEFTLIHTGWKHSDTILPKANEESAVIRDRMNYGWVGIVNEKLKKVVEG, from the coding sequence ATGGAAACAAATAATCAAAAGACAGTACCAGATATTAAGCAAACGGTTATTTTTGAAGCATCTATTCAAAAAGTATGGGATACAGTATCTACTTCGGAAGGTATTGCATCATGGTTTATGCCGAATGATTTTGAGCTGAAAGTAGGGCATGAATTTCATGTGCAGTCACCTTTTGGGCCATCCCCATGCAAAGTATTAGAAATTGATGCACCTTATCGACTTTCTTTTTCATGGGATACAGATGGTTGGATTGTATCGTTTATTTTAAAAGAGATGGGCGATAAGACGGAGTTTACTCTAATTCATACTGGATGGAAACATTCTGATACGATTCTTCCGAAAGCCAACGAGGAAAGTGCTGTTATTCGTGACAGAATGAATTACGGTTGGGTAGGGATTGTGAATGAAAAGCTTAAAAAGGTTGTTGAGGGCTAA
- a CDS encoding ArsR/SmtB family transcription factor: MSSSAEKYDVFQAIADPTRREVLKLLTQKELSISNITSYFPMSRTAIAKHLHILSEAKLVSGQKVGREKLYRLQPESLEELKQWLSFFEQFWTNKLSILKHVVENDGQAELQVIQTECDEQK; the protein is encoded by the coding sequence ATGTCTTCATCAGCAGAAAAATACGATGTATTTCAAGCTATTGCCGACCCAACTCGTAGAGAAGTACTAAAATTACTCACTCAAAAAGAGTTATCTATTTCAAACATAACATCTTATTTTCCTATGAGTCGTACAGCCATTGCAAAACACCTTCATATTCTTTCAGAAGCAAAATTAGTTAGTGGGCAAAAGGTTGGTAGAGAAAAACTTTATCGGCTGCAACCAGAATCCTTAGAAGAATTAAAACAGTGGCTTTCATTTTTTGAACAATTTTGGACTAATAAGTTGTCAATCCTCAAACATGTGGTTGAAAATGACGGACAAGCTGAATTACAAGTTATTCAAACTGAATGTGATGAACAGAAATGA
- a CDS encoding DMT family transporter, translated as MKNTLLGSLYLSLAASIWGGMYVVVKVVVDVVPPLELVWFRYVIAIFALLIIGVVTKQSWRIGKRDWLLLFMIGLIGNTISIVTQEVGTMLSTAQMGAIITSTTPAFMVLFARIILKEKITFKKAISIMLATIGVCMIVGNANIDSSHQLGGVSLLIAALTWSLMSVLIKRVPEHYSQIVVTSYAILVAIALLTPFTINRLADLDFQAMMHPSIWGGLLYLGVISTAYGFLLWNRGLQMLNASSGGLFFFFQPIVGTFLGWLLLGEQIGFSFWIGTLLIFMGVLLVIREE; from the coding sequence ATGAAAAACACCTTATTAGGTTCTTTATATTTATCACTCGCTGCGAGTATTTGGGGCGGGATGTATGTTGTAGTAAAAGTTGTGGTAGATGTTGTACCGCCACTTGAATTAGTATGGTTTCGCTATGTTATTGCGATCTTTGCATTGCTCATTATTGGTGTTGTAACAAAACAATCGTGGCGTATTGGAAAACGAGACTGGCTATTACTTTTCATGATTGGGCTTATTGGGAATACAATTTCTATCGTAACCCAAGAAGTCGGTACGATGCTTTCTACCGCACAAATGGGTGCCATTATTACTTCAACGACACCTGCATTTATGGTGTTATTTGCCCGCATTATTTTAAAAGAAAAAATCACGTTTAAAAAAGCAATTTCTATTATGTTAGCAACAATCGGTGTCTGTATGATTGTTGGAAATGCCAATATCGATTCATCTCATCAACTTGGAGGTGTATCACTGCTTATTGCAGCATTAACATGGTCACTTATGTCTGTTCTTATTAAACGTGTACCGGAACACTATTCACAAATTGTCGTGACGAGCTATGCTATTCTTGTAGCAATTGCCTTACTAACGCCTTTTACAATTAATCGATTAGCAGATCTTGATTTTCAAGCTATGATGCATCCATCTATTTGGGGCGGTCTTTTATACTTAGGAGTTATTTCGACGGCATATGGCTTTTTACTGTGGAATCGCGGGTTGCAAATGCTTAACGCTTCGAGTGGCGGATTATTTTTCTTTTTCCAACCTATAGTCGGTACTTTCTTAGGGTGGTTATTACTAGGTGAACAAATTGGCTTTTCTTTTTGGATAGGTACCCTATTAATCTTTATGGGTGTACTATTAGTCATTCGAGAAGAATAA